In Chryseobacterium lactis, a single genomic region encodes these proteins:
- a CDS encoding endonuclease/exonuclease/phosphatase family protein yields the protein MLTELFSFYNVENLFLPDPKPVHKLDPTKSGLRNWDEKRYKNKLFKISHVFQLMKEENGVLPFMIGLSEVSGRKVLEDLVQMEPFNSEYGIVHYNSMDERKVDVAMLYDKNKVEVIDSETITFFFEIINKNTGNYDTTRDVLFSKVKYKGEIINVFIAHLPSKRERDINKPKRAFILNEIRERIMKIVDADKEHVILCGDFNENPDDENLVQILYDNDHEKVLMNPFQELFSTRNYSTFHYKSGLLYDQIIMSRSLLDNKTLAFQEACIFNSEKISSRTRNFEGRPFRTYAGTRYLGGYSDHFPVFVKFKNLQ from the coding sequence ATGTTGACGGAACTGTTCTCTTTTTACAATGTTGAAAATTTATTTTTACCAGATCCGAAGCCTGTTCACAAATTAGATCCTACAAAGTCAGGTTTAAGGAACTGGGATGAGAAGAGATATAAAAACAAGCTTTTTAAAATCTCGCACGTATTTCAATTGATGAAGGAGGAAAATGGTGTACTCCCATTTATGATAGGATTGTCTGAAGTTTCCGGAAGGAAAGTTTTGGAAGATCTTGTACAAATGGAGCCTTTTAATTCAGAATATGGGATTGTACATTACAATTCTATGGATGAAAGAAAGGTTGATGTAGCAATGTTATATGATAAAAATAAAGTAGAGGTGATCGATTCTGAAACCATTACTTTCTTTTTTGAAATAATAAATAAAAACACAGGAAATTACGACACAACCAGAGACGTACTTTTTTCAAAAGTTAAGTATAAAGGGGAAATTATCAATGTCTTTATCGCGCATCTTCCCTCTAAGCGTGAAAGAGATATTAATAAACCAAAAAGAGCCTTTATCCTGAATGAGATTCGCGAGCGGATCATGAAAATTGTAGATGCTGATAAGGAACATGTTATATTGTGTGGTGATTTTAACGAAAACCCGGATGATGAAAATTTAGTCCAAATTCTCTATGACAACGATCATGAGAAGGTATTGATGAATCCTTTTCAGGAGTTGTTTTCTACAAGAAATTATTCTACTTTTCATTATAAGTCTGGATTGCTGTATGATCAGATCATTATGTCAAGATCACTTCTTGATAATAAGACGCTGGCTTTTCAGGAAGCCTGTATTTTTAATTCTGAAAAAATCAGCAGCAGAACCAGAAACTTTGAAGGAAGGCCTTTTCGAACTTATGCCGGTACACGGTATTTAGGTGGATACAGCGATCACTTTCCGGTTTTTGTAAAATTTAAAAATTTACAGTAA
- the trmD gene encoding tRNA (guanosine(37)-N1)-methyltransferase TrmD, producing MRIDIISVLPELMESPFQTSILKRAVDKGLVEVHFHQLRDWAINKHRQIDDEPYGGGAGMVMMIEPLDKCISELKSQREYDEVIYLTPDGVTLNQKIANTLSIKNNLIFLCGHYKGIDQRLRDLHITKEISIGDYVLTGGELAACVLADSVIRLLPGVLNDEQSALTDSFQDDLLSPPIYTRPESYKGLDVPKILLSGNLGKIEEWRHDEAVRITKEKRPDLL from the coding sequence ATGAGAATTGATATCATAAGCGTACTTCCTGAATTGATGGAAAGTCCATTTCAAACTTCTATTTTGAAAAGAGCAGTGGACAAAGGACTGGTTGAAGTACATTTTCATCAGTTAAGAGACTGGGCAATCAACAAACACAGGCAAATTGATGATGAACCTTATGGAGGCGGAGCCGGAATGGTCATGATGATAGAACCACTGGATAAATGTATATCGGAACTTAAATCTCAACGAGAATACGATGAGGTTATTTATCTGACACCGGATGGAGTTACTTTAAACCAAAAAATAGCGAACACTCTTTCTATAAAAAATAATCTGATCTTTCTTTGTGGTCATTATAAAGGAATAGACCAAAGACTGCGTGATCTTCATATTACAAAGGAAATTTCAATTGGCGACTATGTTCTTACAGGTGGTGAATTGGCGGCGTGCGTTTTGGCAGACTCTGTAATCAGACTACTTCCGGGAGTTTTAAATGATGAACAAAGTGCTTTAACAGACAGTTTCCAGGATGATCTTTTATCGCCACCCATTTATACAAGACCCGAAAGTTATAAAGGTCTGGATGTTCCTAAGATTTTATTAAGTGGAAATTTAGGGAAAATTGAAGAATGGCGCCATGATGAAGCAGTAAGGATAACTAAAGAAAAACGTCCCGATTTACTATAA
- a CDS encoding NAD(P)/FAD-dependent oxidoreductase, with protein METREKIIIIGGGFAGLQLAKTLNNKNKKVIVLDRMNHHMFQPLFYQVASGRIEPSNISFPFRKIFQQSRNTQFRMTDVKEIDTANNKVITDEAEFTYDKLIIATGCKTNFFGNKELEGKAFGMKNTQEAISIRNHVLITFEKLILEKSRSDDGNWNIVIVGSGPTGVELAGAFAEMKKDILPRDYPYMNFDHLKIILVSSTEKPLAVMSAEAQDKSEKYLKDLGVTFMSGEVVTDYDGDKVHLKSGKEIPSNNVIWAAGVTGNVVGGFPEEKLVRNRYIVDRYNKIKGYENVYAIGDIAYMETPKYPQGHPQVANVAINQAKNLGKNLLRKNPSEWNEYEYDDKGSLATIGKHRAVVDLPFIKFQGFLAWYFWMFLHLMLILSVRNKLAIFFNWMWSYINKDSSLRLIILPTKKNETLQ; from the coding sequence ATGGAAACACGCGAAAAAATCATCATTATAGGAGGAGGATTTGCGGGGCTGCAGCTTGCAAAAACATTGAATAACAAGAACAAAAAAGTCATTGTTCTGGATCGGATGAATCACCATATGTTTCAGCCGCTTTTTTATCAGGTAGCCTCAGGCAGGATAGAGCCTTCCAACATTTCTTTCCCTTTTAGAAAAATTTTTCAGCAATCCAGAAATACGCAGTTCCGTATGACAGACGTCAAAGAAATTGATACTGCCAATAATAAAGTCATTACCGATGAAGCTGAATTCACTTATGATAAATTAATTATTGCAACGGGCTGTAAAACCAATTTTTTCGGAAATAAAGAACTTGAAGGAAAGGCTTTCGGAATGAAAAATACTCAGGAGGCCATCAGCATCAGAAATCATGTGCTGATAACCTTTGAAAAGTTAATTTTGGAAAAAAGCCGAAGTGACGATGGAAACTGGAATATCGTTATCGTCGGAAGCGGACCAACCGGAGTAGAACTTGCAGGAGCTTTTGCCGAAATGAAAAAAGATATCCTTCCCAGAGATTATCCGTATATGAACTTTGACCATCTGAAAATTATTTTGGTAAGTTCTACGGAGAAACCACTTGCAGTGATGAGTGCTGAGGCTCAGGATAAATCTGAAAAATACCTGAAAGATCTTGGGGTAACTTTTATGAGTGGAGAAGTAGTAACAGACTACGACGGCGATAAGGTACACCTGAAAAGCGGAAAAGAAATCCCATCCAATAATGTAATTTGGGCAGCAGGAGTTACCGGTAATGTCGTAGGCGGTTTTCCGGAAGAAAAATTAGTCAGAAACAGATATATCGTAGATCGGTACAATAAAATAAAAGGGTACGAAAACGTCTATGCTATTGGAGATATTGCCTATATGGAAACACCTAAATATCCACAGGGACATCCACAGGTAGCCAACGTAGCTATTAATCAGGCAAAAAATTTAGGTAAAAACCTTCTTAGAAAAAATCCAAGTGAATGGAATGAGTATGAGTATGATGATAAAGGTTCATTGGCAACAATAGGTAAGCACAGAGCCGTTGTTGACCTGCCATTTATCAAGTTTCAAGGCTTTTTAGCATGGTACTTCTGGATGTTTCTCCATTTAATGCTAATTTTGAGCGTTCGAAATAAGCTTGCCATATTCTTCAACTGGATGTGGAGCTATATCAACAAAGATTCTTCTTTAAGATTAATTATTTTACCTACTAAGAAAAACGAAACATTACAATGA
- a CDS encoding glycoside hydrolase family 25 protein: MTPKKYTKKTAKQIHKHRRKNYFFRRWVLLAILIVALIGTGFYLKQSISYYYALYFNKFTHKKLHNSEKEALRIQRILTNNLDKTYGFDVSHYQNREDIKWDSLSIGNKTIPLEFVVMRATMGNKSADKHFDEFWEKAKKHNLIRGAYHFYRADEDPVIQANNFLANVKLESGDLPPILDIEKIPKRKTNKKLIEDLKVWCKIVEETYGEKPIIYTYYHYYKDFLKGEFEGYPLWLANYNDVPSPSPDDQWDFWQFTENGIVHGINAKVDLDIYNGNSWSLKRLTLD; encoded by the coding sequence ATGACACCAAAAAAGTACACCAAAAAAACTGCCAAACAGATCCATAAGCACAGACGAAAGAACTATTTTTTCCGTCGCTGGGTCCTATTGGCTATTTTAATTGTGGCTTTAATTGGTACCGGTTTTTATCTGAAACAATCCATCAGCTACTATTACGCATTGTACTTCAATAAATTTACGCATAAAAAGCTTCATAACAGTGAAAAAGAAGCGTTAAGAATTCAAAGAATCCTCACGAATAATCTTGATAAAACCTATGGGTTTGATGTTTCTCATTATCAGAACAGAGAAGATATCAAATGGGATAGTTTAAGTATTGGAAATAAAACCATCCCATTGGAATTTGTGGTCATGCGGGCCACAATGGGAAACAAAAGTGCCGACAAACATTTCGATGAATTTTGGGAAAAGGCTAAAAAGCATAATCTCATCCGTGGTGCATACCATTTTTACAGAGCTGATGAAGATCCGGTCATTCAGGCCAACAATTTTCTGGCTAATGTAAAGCTGGAAAGTGGTGATCTGCCTCCTATTTTAGATATTGAAAAAATCCCGAAACGTAAAACCAACAAAAAGCTGATAGAAGATCTAAAGGTCTGGTGTAAGATTGTAGAGGAAACCTATGGTGAAAAACCTATCATTTATACCTATTATCATTATTATAAGGATTTCCTCAAGGGTGAGTTTGAAGGATATCCTCTTTGGCTGGCCAACTACAATGATGTTCCGTCTCCTTCGCCTGATGATCAGTGGGATTTCTGGCAGTTTACGGAAAATGGAATTGTACATGGAATTAATGCCAAAGTTGACCTGGATATTTACAATGGTAATTCCTGGTCTTTGAAAAGACTGACATTGGATTAA
- a CDS encoding alpha/beta fold hydrolase has protein sequence MKKLSIFPFLIAVSAFNGQVISGTIISKNESQPIPYVKIGVEKKTSGTISDGNGNFSIDLSDIDPLQKVKIEVPGYEVYEETVRDFKTHHLQKIFLNEKTKNIKEIAIKPKKLVDKNWGVNTKTKNVLYSVNPELNKDNFLGETALEFNAKKRSKIRNINLNIARYTSTEPVLMRYSIYSEKDGFPDKNILDEEITVRLTEDMIKDGTYTLDVNDHNIWIKGKFFVGIQFLKEFNGNIKISAALFKTGFIREFYGDWKKMTIAAPAINIDVKMDKNGKDTKDDDGGYADDDAAQSWIADNSKNIQEADQSIFGKNESAGKYLKLKDTDLYYEVYGEGEPLVLLHGNSGSIKDFYQQIPILSKHYKVIAVDTRGQGKSKDISKKDFTYRLFADDVKALADDLKLDKINIVGWSDGGNTGLEFALKYPDHLNKLVTIGANAFPEGVESKLIERFTTQMTQLNQLSPAETLNERRLLKIMLTEPHISKNDLNTIKSQVLVIAGDRDVIKPDHTEFISKQIPNAEMKIYKDTTHMVPFEKPDQLNTDIMNFIGKK, from the coding sequence ATGAAAAAACTTAGTATTTTCCCCTTTCTTATTGCGGTATCTGCCTTTAATGGCCAGGTGATTTCCGGAACTATTATTTCTAAAAATGAAAGCCAGCCTATTCCTTATGTGAAAATTGGGGTTGAAAAGAAAACGTCCGGAACAATTTCTGACGGCAATGGAAATTTTTCAATAGACCTTTCCGATATAGACCCCTTACAAAAGGTAAAAATTGAAGTTCCGGGATATGAAGTATATGAGGAGACAGTCCGGGATTTTAAGACGCATCATCTGCAAAAGATATTTTTAAATGAGAAAACTAAGAATATAAAGGAGATTGCAATTAAGCCTAAAAAACTGGTGGATAAAAACTGGGGTGTTAATACTAAAACCAAAAATGTTTTATATTCCGTTAATCCTGAATTAAATAAAGATAATTTTCTGGGAGAAACGGCATTAGAATTTAATGCTAAGAAAAGGTCAAAAATCAGAAATATCAACCTGAATATTGCTCGTTACACCTCTACAGAGCCGGTTCTGATGCGATACAGTATTTACAGTGAGAAAGATGGCTTCCCGGATAAAAATATCCTGGATGAAGAAATTACCGTTCGGCTTACTGAAGATATGATTAAAGACGGAACTTACACACTCGATGTCAATGATCATAACATCTGGATTAAAGGAAAGTTTTTTGTGGGAATTCAGTTTTTAAAAGAATTTAACGGAAATATTAAGATCAGTGCGGCGTTATTTAAAACAGGATTTATCAGAGAGTTTTATGGCGACTGGAAAAAAATGACGATTGCAGCGCCGGCTATTAATATCGATGTGAAAATGGATAAAAACGGAAAAGATACCAAGGATGATGATGGTGGCTACGCAGACGACGATGCGGCTCAGAGCTGGATTGCCGATAACTCAAAAAATATACAGGAAGCAGATCAATCTATATTTGGGAAAAATGAATCTGCAGGAAAATATCTGAAATTAAAAGATACCGACCTTTATTATGAAGTGTATGGTGAAGGCGAACCTTTGGTTTTGCTTCATGGCAATTCGGGAAGTATAAAAGATTTTTATCAGCAGATTCCCATACTTTCCAAACACTATAAAGTCATTGCAGTAGATACAAGAGGGCAGGGGAAAAGTAAAGATATTTCCAAAAAAGATTTTACCTATAGATTATTTGCAGATGATGTAAAAGCATTGGCAGACGATCTGAAGCTTGATAAAATTAATATTGTCGGCTGGAGTGATGGAGGAAACACTGGGCTTGAATTTGCCTTGAAATATCCCGATCACCTTAATAAATTGGTCACCATAGGAGCTAATGCCTTTCCTGAAGGGGTAGAAAGTAAACTCATTGAACGTTTCACAACTCAGATGACACAGCTGAATCAATTAAGTCCTGCTGAAACATTAAATGAGCGTCGGCTTTTAAAAATCATGCTTACAGAACCTCATATCAGTAAAAATGATTTGAATACAATAAAAAGTCAGGTTCTGGTTATTGCAGGAGACAGAGATGTAATAAAACCAGATCACACTGAGTTTATTTCTAAACAGATTCCCAATGCAGAAATGAAGATTTATAAAGACACTACCCACATGGTTCCTTTTGAAAAACCGGATCAGCTTAATACAGATATTATGAATTTTATCGGGAAAAAATAA
- a CDS encoding 5' nucleotidase, NT5C type has product MKKVIVDMDGVMADVYHQLVQFEKRDSGNEIQIGDLAGKPEIEAFPNGKKHVNEVGFFRTLPLMKGSREAIEYLNNKYELYIVSAGMEFPNSLREKYDWLEEHFPFITWEQIVLCGSKRVVSGDIMIDDYPKNLNHFSGQRLIFTQPHNEFVEDETYERVNSWEEIMNIL; this is encoded by the coding sequence ATGAAAAAAGTAATTGTCGATATGGACGGGGTAATGGCAGATGTATATCATCAGCTGGTACAATTTGAAAAAAGAGACTCAGGAAACGAAATACAAATCGGTGATTTAGCCGGAAAACCTGAAATAGAAGCATTTCCCAATGGGAAAAAACATGTAAATGAAGTAGGGTTTTTCAGAACTTTACCACTTATGAAGGGAAGTCGCGAGGCAATAGAATACCTGAACAACAAATATGAATTATATATTGTATCTGCAGGAATGGAATTCCCAAACAGCTTAAGAGAAAAATACGACTGGCTGGAAGAGCATTTCCCATTCATTACCTGGGAGCAAATTGTTCTTTGCGGAAGCAAAAGAGTCGTTTCAGGAGATATTATGATTGATGATTATCCGAAGAATTTAAATCACTTTTCAGGACAACGACTGATCTTTACCCAGCCTCATAATGAATTTGTAGAAGATGAAACGTATGAGAGAGTAAATTCATGGGAAGAAATCATGAATATCCTATAG
- a CDS encoding ABC-F family ATP-binding cassette domain-containing protein yields MNYVSAENLTKSYGIKVLFENISFHINEGDKIAIVAKNGSGKSTLLKILMGKEIADSGAAIINKDIQVVLFDQEIYYDPNLTIDEFMMTLDSAPILALKNYHKSLHSTDNSFIEKALADMEAHKAWDLENEMKQILSQLKITDLEAKMGTLSGGQIKRVALAKLLTETRAEHRHTLLIMDEPTNHLDVDMVEWLENYLNKAKITLLLVTHDRYFLDSVCDIIWEMEDGNLYTHNGSYATYLENKMIREDNLNATIDKANNLYRKELEWMRRQPKARTTKSKSRIDSFYETEKVAKTDTRQEGLELDFEMKRLGNKILELKNIDKSFGNKVLLTDFSYQFQRGEKVGIIGKNGAGKSTLLNIIQGFEKADKGEIETGETISFGYFSQKGLTYKEDERVIDFIKEIAEFYPLANGRSLSASQFLRLFLFDDQTQYSPISKLSGGEKRRLHLMYILYQNPNFLIFDEPTNDLDLPTLTVLENFLQQFQGSLIIVSHDRYFMDRIVDHVLAFEGNGKIRDFVGNFSEYREAKSREDALEKNTAAKAESPKEIAPTAENIPSSNTKKRKLSFKEQRELETIEKEMPELENQRSKILDQLNNETDYGKIAKLSAELETVSEKLENHEMRWLELQEEL; encoded by the coding sequence ATGAATTACGTTTCTGCCGAAAATCTTACCAAATCTTACGGTATCAAAGTTTTGTTCGAAAACATTTCTTTTCACATCAATGAAGGAGACAAAATTGCTATTGTTGCCAAAAACGGAAGTGGAAAATCTACCCTTCTTAAAATATTAATGGGTAAAGAAATTGCAGACAGCGGCGCTGCAATTATCAATAAGGATATTCAGGTAGTTCTGTTTGACCAGGAAATCTATTATGACCCCAACCTGACTATTGATGAATTTATGATGACTTTGGATTCGGCACCTATTCTTGCGCTGAAAAATTATCACAAGTCTCTTCATTCAACCGATAATTCTTTTATTGAAAAAGCGTTGGCTGACATGGAAGCTCACAAAGCATGGGATCTGGAAAATGAAATGAAACAAATTCTTTCCCAATTAAAGATCACGGATCTGGAAGCAAAAATGGGAACTCTTTCAGGAGGACAGATCAAACGTGTGGCCCTGGCAAAGCTATTGACAGAAACAAGAGCAGAACACAGACATACTTTGTTGATCATGGATGAACCTACCAACCACCTCGACGTGGACATGGTAGAATGGCTTGAAAATTATCTGAATAAAGCAAAAATTACTTTACTGTTGGTAACCCACGACAGATATTTCCTGGACAGCGTCTGCGATATTATCTGGGAAATGGAAGATGGAAATCTTTATACCCACAACGGATCTTATGCGACTTACCTGGAAAACAAGATGATTCGTGAAGATAATTTGAATGCAACGATTGACAAGGCCAATAATTTATACAGAAAGGAACTGGAATGGATGCGAAGACAACCAAAAGCCAGAACCACAAAATCAAAAAGCAGAATTGATTCCTTCTATGAAACAGAAAAAGTAGCTAAAACCGATACCAGACAAGAAGGATTGGAACTGGATTTTGAAATGAAACGTCTGGGTAATAAAATTCTTGAATTAAAAAATATTGATAAAAGCTTTGGAAACAAAGTATTATTAACGGATTTCAGCTATCAGTTTCAGCGTGGAGAAAAAGTAGGTATTATTGGAAAAAACGGAGCCGGTAAATCGACTTTACTAAATATTATCCAGGGGTTTGAAAAGGCCGACAAAGGTGAAATTGAAACAGGGGAAACCATTTCCTTCGGATATTTTTCGCAAAAAGGTCTTACTTATAAGGAAGACGAACGTGTTATTGATTTTATCAAGGAAATTGCAGAATTTTATCCTTTGGCTAATGGAAGAAGTTTGTCTGCCTCGCAATTCCTGAGATTATTCTTATTTGATGATCAAACACAATATTCTCCTATCTCAAAATTATCCGGAGGGGAAAAAAGAAGGCTTCACCTGATGTATATTTTGTATCAGAATCCTAACTTCCTGATTTTTGATGAACCTACCAATGACCTGGATCTTCCTACATTGACGGTTCTTGAAAACTTCCTGCAGCAATTCCAGGGATCTTTGATTATCGTTTCCCACGACAGATATTTTATGGACAGAATTGTAGATCATGTTCTGGCTTTTGAAGGAAATGGTAAAATAAGAGATTTCGTAGGAAACTTCTCAGAATACAGAGAGGCAAAAAGCAGAGAAGATGCTTTGGAGAAAAATACAGCCGCAAAAGCAGAATCTCCAAAAGAAATTGCTCCAACAGCGGAAAATATACCGTCTTCCAATACTAAAAAAAGAAAGTTGTCCTTTAAAGAACAGCGGGAATTGGAAACCATCGAAAAAGAAATGCCTGAACTGGAAAATCAACGTTCAAAAATTCTTGATCAGCTTAATAATGAAACAGATTACGGAAAAATAGCCAAGCTCTCAGCAGAATTGGAAACAGTTTCTGAAAAACTGGAAAATCACGAGATGAGATGGCTTGAATTACAGGAAGAGCTTTAA
- a CDS encoding Gfo/Idh/MocA family oxidoreductase — MQLVKTGLCAFGMSGKVFHAPFLKEHPGFFISAIVERSKEESKEKYPEATIYRSIEEMLQHADIELVVINTPVQTHYEYAKKALEAGKNIIVEKPFTVNVSEAEELVALAEEKGLFLSVYQNRRFDRDFLQVQNILNGNKLGNIKEVEIRFDRFRTTPSGKQHKENPDQIGSGSLHDLGAHLVDQAVQYFGYPEKLFADVFSMKGSEFANDYFEILLFYKNHLRVRLKSSVFIKEAHYAYMIHGEKGSFLQERTDNQENELVAGAIPVYGKEWTNPLKEADGILNILNENSETERLLTSSEAGNYMDYYQQIYEHIVFGYPLPSPGIEVIQNMKIIDASLESTKEEKVIHL, encoded by the coding sequence ATGCAATTGGTAAAAACAGGGCTTTGTGCCTTCGGAATGAGTGGTAAAGTATTCCACGCTCCCTTTTTGAAAGAGCATCCGGGATTTTTTATTTCGGCCATCGTAGAAAGAAGTAAAGAGGAATCTAAGGAGAAATATCCTGAGGCCACTATTTATCGATCGATCGAAGAAATGCTTCAGCACGCGGATATTGAACTGGTCGTCATTAATACTCCGGTTCAGACTCATTATGAGTATGCAAAAAAAGCACTGGAAGCCGGGAAGAATATTATTGTTGAAAAACCTTTTACCGTAAATGTTTCAGAGGCTGAAGAACTGGTAGCACTTGCTGAAGAAAAAGGATTGTTTTTGAGCGTATATCAGAACAGAAGGTTTGATCGTGATTTTTTACAGGTACAAAATATTTTAAACGGAAATAAACTGGGAAACATAAAAGAAGTTGAGATTCGTTTTGACAGATTCCGTACAACTCCCAGTGGCAAACAACATAAAGAAAATCCTGATCAGATCGGCTCGGGATCGCTTCATGATCTTGGAGCTCATCTTGTAGATCAGGCGGTACAGTATTTTGGCTATCCGGAAAAACTGTTTGCCGATGTATTTTCCATGAAAGGATCTGAATTTGCCAATGATTATTTTGAGATTCTTCTGTTTTATAAGAACCATCTTCGGGTAAGATTGAAATCATCCGTATTCATTAAAGAAGCTCATTATGCTTACATGATTCACGGTGAAAAAGGTAGTTTTTTACAGGAAAGAACCGACAATCAGGAAAATGAATTAGTTGCCGGAGCAATTCCTGTCTATGGTAAAGAATGGACTAACCCTTTGAAGGAAGCAGACGGAATTTTAAATATTTTAAATGAAAACTCCGAAACAGAAAGACTCCTGACATCCAGTGAAGCAGGAAATTATATGGATTACTATCAGCAAATCTACGAACACATCGTTTTTGGATATCCTTTACCATCACCCGGAATAGAAGTTATCCAAAATATGAAAATTATCGATGCCTCTCTGGAAAGTACAAAAGAAGAAAAAGTGATTCACCTATAA